ATTTCGATATCCTGGCCAAGCGCTTCGAGCGTGCCTCTCAGATCGAAACGCGCGGGGTCGTAGAGCGTGACGCCTTGCGCCATCAGGACCCTGGCCTGTTCGTTCTGATACACTCGCTCCAGGTGGCTGAGCTGGTTCCGGTCGTTCACCCCGAGCACTTCGTCCTCGGTTTCAGGCCGGCTCGTCACCACCGCCACCTGTTCCGCGACCGCCATTTCGATGATATCGGTCAGGTAATATTCGCCCTGGGCGTTGTGGTTCTTCAACTGACCGAGCCATTTTTTGAGCTGTCCGCCCCGCACCGCCATGATGCCGGTGTTCACTTCACGGATTTGCCTCTCGGACTCGTTCGCGTCTTTTTCTTCGACGATTCGGGTAACGGCGCCTTGGCCATTTCTAACGATCCGGCCATAGCCTTTCGGATTGTCGAGCATCACGGTCAGCAGGCCCAGCGATTTTTCGCCGACGTTCGCCAGCAGCCCTTCCACGGTCGATTTTTTCAGCAGCGGCACGTCGCCGTACAGAATCAATACATTATCCTGCTCCCGGATCTGATCACCGACCTGCTGGACCGCATGGCCGGTGCCGAGCTGCTGCTTTTGCTCGAACCAGCCGGTTTCGATGTCTTTCAACGTATCGAGCACCCGTTCCGCGCCGTGGCCGTAAACGATTAGGATGTGGTTGTTTTCGAGGCCGCGGCTCATGTCGTAGACATGGCGAAGCAAGGGTTTACCGGCGATCTTGTGCAAGATTTTCGGCAATTCCGAACGCATCCGGGTTCCTTTGCCGGCGGCGAGTATGATCGTGGTCAGGTTCATGGCAATTTTCCTGCGCCTCTGTGTTGTATGCGGATTTCCAGTAGAAAGTGTAGGGTACGCTGCGCGTACCTTTTTCCAGCGCATCAAGCACTGATAGGTACGCGCAGCGTACCCTACCAGGGGTTTCGCTCAATGCGGAGCTTGGGATCGAGAGAAATTATACAAAATAAAAAGCCCGATAACGTCATTCGGCGCTATCGGGCTTGATTTATTCGCGTGGAAAACGCGGATTTTCGCGTTTAGCCGCCGCGTTTTCTGAGCCGTTCCAGCGTACGAAGCTGCATGATCGCCTGGATGAGCTGCGCCTGCGCGGTCGCGTAGTCGACTTTTCCGGACTTGTCGGCCAGGGCTTCCTCGGCTCTGGCTTTGGCCTGCAAGGCCGCCGCTTCGTCGATATCCCGCGCGCGGATCGCCGTATCGGCCAGAATGGTGACCAGATGCGGCTGTACTTCAAGAATGCCGCCCGAAATGAAATACGGGAGGCTATCCTTGTCGCTGACCTTGACTCTGACCTCGCCGGGGCTCAAGCGCGTGATCATCGGCGCGTGCCGCGGCGCGATGCCGACTTCACCCATTTCGGCGGGTGCGAACACCATTTCCGCAGAGCCGGAAAAGATTTCCTTCTCGGCGCTGACGATATCTACGTGTACGGTCATGACCATGTTTTATCCCGTCAAAAATTAAGCTTTCAGGGTCTTGGCTTTTTCGAGCGCTTCGTCGATCGTGCCGACCATGTAGAACGCCTGCTCCGGAATCGAGTCGTATTCGCCGTCGATGATGCCCTTGAAACCGGCGATCGTGTCTTTCAACGAAACATACTTGCCCGGCGAGCCGGTGAACACTTCCGCCACGAAGAACGGCTGCGACAGGAAACGCTGAATCTTGCGCGCCCGCGCCACGGTCAGCTTGTCTTCTTCGGACAACTCGTCCATCCCCAGAATCGCGATGATGTCGCGCAGTTCCTTGTAGCGTTGCAGGATGCTTTGCACCTTACGCGCCACCGTGTAGTGCTCCTGGCCGATCACCAGCGGATCGAGCTGGCGGCTGGTCGAATCGAGCGGATCGATCGCCGGGTAAATACCCAGTTCGGCGATTTGCCGCGACAAGACGACGGTTGCGTCCAAATGCGCGAAGGTGGTAGCCGGAGACGGGTCGGTCAAGTCGTCCGCAGGCACGTAAACGGCCTGGATCGAGGTGATCGAACCGGTCTTGGTCGAGGTGATCCGCTCCTGCAGCACGCCCATTTCTTCCGCCAGCGTCGGCTGGTAACCGACCGCAGACGGCATCCGTCCGAGCAATGCCGAGACTTCGGTACCGGCCAGGGTGTAACGGTAGATGTTGTCGACGAAGAACAACACGTCGCGGCCTTCGTCGCGGAAATATTCCGCCATGGTCAGACCGGTCAAGGCGACGCGCAAGCGGTTTCCCGGCGGTTCGTTCATCTGGCCGTAAACCATCGCAACTTTGGATTGGGTCAGATCGTCCGCATTGATAACGCCCGCTTCCTGCATTTCGTGGTAGAAATCGTTACCTTCACGCGTCCGCTCGCCTACCCCGGCAAATACCGACAATCCGGAATGCGCGGTCGCGATATTGTTGATCAATTCCATCATGTTGACGGTTTTGCCGACGCCGGCGCCGCCGAACAGGCCGACCTTGCCGCCTTTCGAGAACGGGCAAATCAGATCGATGACCTTGATGCCGGTTTCCAGCAGTTCATTGCCGGCCGCCTGGTCGGCATAGCTCGGCGCTTCGCGGTGAATACCCCATGAAGTCTTTTCGCCGATCGGCCCTCTTTCATCGATCGGTTGACCGAGAACGTTCATGATCCGGCCCAGCGTTTCCAGACCGACCGGTACCGAAATCGGCGCATTGGTGTTGCTGACGGCCATGCCGCGGCGCAAGCCGTCGGTGCTGCCCATCGCAATCGTCCGGGCCACGCCGTCGCCCAATTGCTGCTGCACTTCCAGCACCAGATTGACGCCTTCCACATTCAACGCGTCATAAACTTTGGGCAGTTCCTCACGGGAGAATTCCACGTCGACGACCGCGCCGATAATTTGTACGATTTTACCCGAACTCATTGAGTTTTCCTCTTGTTTGTCTCGCTTCTTTTGGGCTTAAACAGCAGCTGCGCCGCCGACGATTTCTGAAATTTCCTGAGTAATGGCAGCCTGCCGAGCTTTGTTGTAGATCAACTGCAACTCGCCGATCAGGTTGCCGGCATTGTCCGACGCGCTCTTCATCGCGATCATTCGGGCCGCCTGTTCGCAGGCATTGTTTTCGACCAGCCCCTGGTACACCTTCGATTCGATATAGCGGGTCAGCAAGTGATCCAGCACTTCTTTCGCATCGGGCTCATAGATATAGTCCCAATGGCCGTTCAGCTTGTCTTCGATGTCTTCGGCGACGACCGGCAACAGTTTTTCGATGGTCGGACGCTGCGTCATCGTGTTCACGAATTCATTGCTGACCACATACAATTCGTCGATCTTGCCCTGTTCGTATTCGTCGAGCATCAAGCGAATTACCCCGGCAATATCATGCAAATGCGGCGTGTCGCCCAGCTTCGAAAGCTGGCCGACCAGTTGCACTTTTTTGAGCGAGCTGAAGAAAACGGTCGCCTTGGCTCCGATCGTGCTGACTTCGACCTCGATGCCGGCTTTGTCCCACTCGGTCAACTGGCTCAGCGTGCGCCGGAACAGGTTCGAATTCAGGCCGCCGCACAGGCCGCGGTCCGAACTGATAATGATCAGACCGACCCGTTTGACATCGCGCTTGATCAGATACGAATGCTTGTACTCGGGATTCGCATGCGCCAGATGCTTGATGATACGGCCGATGCGCAGCGAATACGGCCGTGTCGCCTGCATTCTGTCTTTGGTCTTACGCATTTTGCTCGCGGCGACCATTTCCATCGCGCGGGTGATCTTTTGAGTATTCTTGATACTCGCGATCTTGGTGCGTATTTCTTTGCCGACTGCCATGGAATGCGCCCTTTACCAGCTATGCGTTTTAACGAAAGTTTCGATCGCAGCCTGCAGACCTTGTGCAATTTCGTCGTTCCAGTCGCCGGTTGCATTGATCTTGTCAAGCAGCGCGGCATGTTCCGTTTTCATATACAACTGCAACGCGGATTCGAATGCCAGAACCTTGTTCACTTCCACTGCGTCCAGGAAGCCCTGGTTCGCCGCAAACAGCGAAACCGCCATTTGCGCCACTGACATCGGCGAATACTGGTTCTGCTTCATCAATTCGGTCACGCGCTGGCCGCGTTCGATCTGCTTGCGGGTGCTTTCGTCCAGGTCCGACGCGAACTGCGCGAACGCCGCCAACTCACGGTATTGTGCGAGGTCGAGACGGATACCACCGCCGAGCTTTTTGATGATCTTGGTTTGCGCGGCGCCACCGACCCGGGAGACCGAAAGGCCTGCGTTAACCGCAGGACGGATACCGGAGTTGAACAGATTGCTTTCCAGGAAGATCTGGCCGTCGGTGATCGAAATCACGTTGGTCGGAACGAACGCGGACACGTCGCCGCCTTGCGTTTCGATGATCGGCAGCGCGGTCAGCGAGCCGGTCTTGCCTTTGACCTTGCCGTCGGTCAGTTTTTCGACTTCATCCGCATTGATCCGCGCGGCCCGTTCGAGCAAACGCGAGTGCAGATAAAAGACGTCGCCCGGATACGCTTCACGTCCCGGCGGACGGCGGAGCAACAATGACACCTGACGGTAGGCCCAGGCTTGTTTGGTCAAGTCGTCGTAAATGATCAGCGCATCTTCGCCGCGGTCGCGGAAATATTCGCCCATCGCGCAGCCGGTGTAAGGCGCGATGAATTGCAGTGCGGCCGATTCGGACGCGGAAGCGGACACGATGATCGTGTGCTCCATGGCGCCATGTTCTTCGAGCTTGCGCACCACGTTCGCGATCGACGAGCGTTTTTGCCCGATCGCGACATAAATACATTTGATGCCGGTGCCTTTCTGGTTGATGATCGCATCAACCGCGATCGCGGTCTTGCCGGTCTGGCGGTCGCCGATGATCAATTCGCGCTGGCCGCGGCCGACCGGAATCATCGCATCGATCGATTTCAGACCCAATTGTACCGGCTGGCTGACCGATTGCCGCGCGATAACGCCCGGCGCGATCTTTTCGATCGGCGAGGTTTCGTTGGTCTCGATCGCGCCCTTGCCGTCGATCGGCTTGCCGAGCGCGTCGACCACGCGGCCGAGCAAGGCTTCGCCGACCGGGACTTCAAGAATCTTGCCGGTGCACTTGACGGTATCGCCTTCGGAAATATGCTGGTAAGAGCCCAGAACAACCGCGCCGACCGAGTCACGCTCAAGGTTCAACGCCATGCCGTAGGTATTGCCGGGGAATTCGAGCATTTCGCCCTGCATCGCCTCGGAAAGCCCATGAATTCTCACAATGCCGTCGGTCACGCTGACTACAGTGCCTTCGGTATGCGCTTCAGCGCCCAGATCGAAGCCTTCGATCTTCTTTTTAATCAGATCACTAATTTCGGATGGATTTAATTGCATTTTATATCACTCTCACTGTAGCGCTTTTTGCATGTGTTGGAGTTGACCCTTGATCGAACCGTCTATCACCTTGTCGCCTGCGCGCACCAGAACACCGCCGATCAACGACTTGTCGATCGACACATTCATGCGGACTTTCTTGCCGAACTGCTTTTCGAGCTTGGCCGCAAAACTCTGCTTGCCTTCTCCGCTGAACTCATAAGCGGCATGGACCTCGACATCCAGATAGCCTTCATCCTCCGCCTTGTGCGCTTCGAAAATCCTTGCAATCTGCGGGACCAGACTCAGGCGCCGGTTTTGCACGAGCAATTGCAGAAAATTTGTGCCTTCCTGGTCGAGCCGGCCTTCGCCGATATCGAGCATCAATTTCGTCAAACGCTCGTTGCCGACCTTCGGGTTATTGACATAAGCCGCAAGGATGTCATCGTTCAAAACACTTGACAGGAACGCCAGCGTTTTCGACCACTTTTCAGAAGTTCCGGTCTCTTTGGCTCTCTTAAAGACAGCCGCCGCATAAGGCCTTGCCAATGTTGCCAATTCGCTCATTATGCTCAACCTTATAATTTATCGGAGACTTTGCTGATGATGCCCTGATGCTTGTTTTGATCGATTTCCGCACCGAGAATCTGCTCTGCCGCGCTGACTGCCAGAGCCGCCACTTCTTTACGCAGCGCTTCCTTGGTTTGTTCGATTTCCTGCTCGATCTGCGCTTTGGCTGCTTGGATACGGCGCTCCGCTTCCTTGTTGGCGTTATCCTTGGACTCCTCAACGATCTCATTCGCGCGTTTCTGCGCCAGCGTGACGATCTCCGAAGACTGATCCTTTGCGTCCTTGATGATGTTCTTGGCTTTCTTCTCGGCCAGTTTCAAATCTTCCTGGCTTTTGTCGGCCGCCGCCAAACCGTCGGAAATTTTCTTTTTGCGCTCTTCCATGGCGTTGATGAAAGGCGGCCAGATGTACTTCATGGTAAACCATACCAGAAGTGCAAAGGTGATCATTTGTCCAATCAGAGTAGCATTGATACTCACGATGCGTTCCTCTTGTCGTTTTTAGGAAATAGTAGGCTCAATTTAGCCCGCAGCGGCTTGTACGGCTGACAGGAACGGGTTCGCGAAAGTGAAGAACAGCGCCAGACCGACGCCGATCATGGTGACCGCGTCCAAGAGACCTGCGACAACGAACATTTTGACTTGCAGCATAGGCACCATTTCCGGCTGACGCGCCGCGCCTTCCAGGAATTTTCCGCCCAACAGACCGAAGCCGATCGCGGTTCCGAGCGCGCCCATACCCAATACCAGACCGACCGCAATCGCAGTCATGCCCTGCACGTCAGCAATCAATTTTGCAATTTCCATGATACCTCCAAAGGTAAAAAGTTAAGTTGTAAAGAACAGTTTAAAAAATAAAGATTAATGGTCTTCGTGCGCCATGCTCAGGTAGACGATCGTCAATACCATGAAAATGAACGCTTGCAGCGTGATGATCAGAATATGGAAAATCGCCCACGGCAGGCTCAGGACCGGCTGCACGTAGCAGGGCAACAGTGCGATCAGGATGAAGATCAATTCGCCCGCATACAGGTTGCCGAACAGCCGGAGGCCGAGCGAGATCGGCTTGGCGATTTCTTCGACCACTTTCAACAGCAGGTTGAACGGCATCAGCCAGGGCCCGAACGGCTGCAGCAGCATTTCCTTCGCAAAACCGAAAACGCCCTTGACCTTGATGCTGTAAAAAATGATCAGCAGAAACACCGAAATCGACATCGCAAAGGTCGCGTTCAGATCGGTGCTCGGCACGACCCGAAGATAGGGAATGCCCATCGCCGAACCGATCATCGGCAGAATGTCGACCGGGAACAGGTCCATGAAATTGAACAGGAACACCCAGCAGAAAACGGTCAACGCCAGCGGCGCGATCAGCGCGCTTCGGCCGTGGAAAGTATCCTTGACCTGCGTGTCGACGAACTCGATCAGCATTTCCGCGACATTCTGCAAGGGGCCGGGCACGCCGGAAGTCGCCTTTTCGGCCGCGGTCTTGAAAAACCAGATGAACAATCCGCCGAGCAGAGCCGAGAAAAACAGGGTATCCAAGTGCAAGGTCCAGAACCCCTCGCCGACGCTCAACGGAGTCAAATGGTGAATGATATAGCCGGTTGCCCCTTCAGCCGCGTGCGCTTCGGTTGCCATCGTTCCTCTCTCGTCAAAAATTCAGCGCATCAATAGCGCAAACCAAAAAACCGACAATGCCGTCAGATAGCCGACGAGCAGCGGTAATAACTCTATGTCAGGGATTTGAAAAATCAGGACGAAAATAGCCGCCGTCAACAGCAGCTTGCCCACTTCGCCAGTGTAAAATGATACGACGATCTTGCGCGCTTCCTGCCCGATCGCCTTTTTAATCCTGTATGCAAAAAACAGGTTCGGAAAAAACGCCGCCGCCCCGCCCAGCGCCGCGGACAAGGCCGCCATTTTTCCGACGGCGGCGGCAAAACCGGCCGCCATCAGTATCATGATCAGAATTTGATAAAGCAGTATCTTGCTGACAGTAGACAAGGTTCTACCTGCCACACAGCGCTCCAGTCAATTTAGCTGGGGAATTATAACGGCCGAGGCATTTTTAATCAAGGAGGAATGAAGCCGCCGCAACGCTGCGGCGTTTGGGGTCAATTCATGCGGACAGGATCGTTTTCGAAGCGCCGGATCAACAGGCCGGAAGCGCGCAGGACGTCCAACTCGGCTTCGATTTCCGCCTGCATCAGATCCAGCCGGGTCAAACGGGTTTCGGTCCTGGAACGCGACGCATCCAGAAGCTCCAGGAGACTGCCTTTCCCCAGACGGTAACTGGACTCTCCCATTTCTTGGAGATCCGGCAGCTTGGCGATCACGTTGCGCTCGAAGTCCGCCCGCGTTTCCCGGCGCCGCGCCAGCATTTCGACGGCGCGTTCGAGCGCGCTCCGCGTGCGTGCGAGCGCCAAATCGTGCTGCAGCCGCGCGGCATGTTTTGCCGCATTGGCACGCGCAATCGCGCCCTGGCCGCGATCGAAAATCGGTAAATCGACCGAGACACCGGCAAAGCTGGTGTTGCCGTAAGGCGAATCGGTGAACGCCGACCCGACCTGAAAAGTCGGCGTCGGCCAGCGTTCGCGCTTGGCCCGCGCCACATCGGCCTCGGCGGCGATCTCTCCGCGCCGGGCCGCTTCGATGTCCGGATGCGAGGCTTCGGCATCCGCCCATAACGCGTTAATGTCGGTCGGCACGTTCAGGCTCGACAGTTCGCCCCGCGCCTCCGGACGCCAATCCGACAATCCCAGCAGAATGCTCAATTCGGCCGCCGACGCGGACAAATCGTTGCGCAAGGTTTGCCGGCGCGTCTCGACATTTTTGGCCTCGATGTCGATGCGCAGCAGATCGTAGCGGCTGGCGCTGCCCGCCTGCAGACGTCCGGAGACGATGCCGGACAGATGTTCGACGTAGCGGGCCGTTTCGTCGAGCACGGCGATGCGCTGCCGATTCGCCAACTGTTTGACGAACAGCGCCCATTCGTCGTAAATCAGGCCGGCAAAGTCGGCGGCGATATCGGCGGCGGCCGCGTCCGCCTTTTTTTCCGCGGCCTCCAGGCGCATGCCGCGCTGGCCGGCGATCAGCACCGGCACCTCCAGGATGACCTGCTGCTGCACGTTGCCGTCGTACATCGTGTTGGTCCGGGTCAACAGGTCGAAGCGCCCGTAGCTGAGCCGCGGATTCGGCAACACGCCGGCTTCGACGATTTCCGCGCCGGCCGCTTCGATGCGCTGTTGCAAGGCGGCATAACGCGGACTGCGTTCGCGGGTGATATCCAGCAATTGCTGCATGGTCACCGTTTCGGGCAGCTCGGCGGCAACGGCCCTGACCGCGGCCAGCATGGCCAGACAGGCAAAAGCGACGGCTCGAATTTTCCGATCGCGTGTTTTCATCAAGACTCCTCCTGTATATCGTCGGCCTCTTCCGGGGTGATCAGGCGCTTCGGCGTGATATACGCATAAATGACCGGCAGTACCAGCATGGCGACGAAAAACGTAGTGAACATGCCGCCGACGATCACGACCGCAAACGGCTGCTGGGTTTCGCTGCCGATGCCGGTCGACACCGCCATCGGCAACAGCCCTAGGAGTGCCAGCAGCGACGCCATCAACACCGGCCGCAAGCGGTCTACCGCGCCTTCCACGATGGCTTCGGACAGAAGCTGTCCGCCGCGCCGGCGCTCTTCGATCGCGCTGAGCACCAAGAGCCCCATCAACGACACCTGCCCCAGCAAGGCGATAAAACCGATCGCCGCGCTGACCGACAGCGGAATGCCGGCGGCAAGCAGCAAAAAAACGCCGCCGGCCAGCGCAAACGGCGTGCACAATAGAATCGCCAGCGCGCTGCGCGCCGACTGCAAGGCGCTGTACAGCAAGCCGAGCACGATCAGCACCGCGATCGGCACCACCACCGCCAGCCGCCCCATCGCCCGTTGCTGGTTTTCGAACTCGCCGCCCCACACCAGGAAACTGCCCTCTTCGAGCTCGACCTTACCGTCTACGGCGGCCATCGCGTCATGCACGACGGAACCCAGATCGCGGCCCTCGACGTTGAACTTCAACGCCAGAAAACGGCGATTGGCCTCGCGCTCGATCGAAGTCCTGCCGCGTTCGATCGGCATCGCGGCCACTTCGCGCAACGGAATGCGCGCCCCCGAAGGTGCCGGCAGTTTCAGATCGCCGATCTGCTCTTTGTCGCTACGCTCGCCGGCCCGCAGAATCGTCCGCACCGGCACCGGCCGTTCGTTTTGCCAGAGTTCGGTGGTCACCTTGCCGGCCAGGCCGGTTTCGATCGTATCCTGCGCCGCATCGATGGTAATCCCCTCGCGCGCCAGGGCGGAACGGTCCAAATTGATCTGCAGCTGCGGCACGATGGACTCGCGGTACAAATCCAGGTCGATGACGCCGGGAATGGCCTTCAACAAACTTTTCGCCTGTTCCAGCGTCGCACGCATCCGTTCCAGATCATCGCCGTAGATTTTCAGGACGACCTTGCCGCGCACGCCGCTGACCGCTTCTTCGACGTTGTCCTTGATCGGCTGCGAAAAATTGAAACGCACGCCGGGAATCGCGGCCAATTCCTCGCGCATCGCCTCGACCAACTGTTCCTTGTGCAAACCCTCCCGCCATGCTTCGCGCGGCTTCAGATGCACGAACGTTTCACTCATGTTGACGCCTTCGTTGTCGGTGCCGTCTTCGGAACGCCCCTGCTGGCTGAGGATGCTTTTGACTTCGGGAAAAGAGAGCAGGCGCTCGCGCATATCGAGCAAAATCGCCTGGCCTTTGGCCAGCGAAATACTGGCCGGCATCTCTACGAACACATGCACATCGCCTTCGTCGAGCTCCGGCAAAAATTCGCTGCCGAGCCGGCCGGCCGCCAGCGCACCGGTCAGCAGCAAAACGCCGGCCGCGCCCAGAACTAGCGGCCGCCGCCCGAGAGACCACGCCAATAGGCGGCGGTAAAGCGCCCTGAGGCGGAGCAGGAAACGGGGCTCCTCGATCATCGCATGCTTGGGTTGAATCAACACGGCACAGAGCGCCGGCACCAGGGTCATCGCAAAGATCAAGCCACCGCCCAGCGCGAAGCTGTAGGTCAGCGCCAAAGGCCGAAAGATGCGCCCTTCGACGCGTTCCAGGGTGAACACCGGCAACAACGCGGCAATGATGATCAGCATCGCGAAAAATGTCGGCTTGGCGACGCTAAAAGCGGCATCGACGATCAGCCGGACCATGTCGCGATGGCTTTTGGGATGGCGATGGCTGGCCTGATGGATGACGCTCTCGACCAGAACCACGGCGCCGTCGAGAATGATGCCGAAGTCGATGGCGCCCATCGAAATCAAATTGGCGGGCATCCCCAGCCGGTAAAGCCCGGCAAACGCAACCAGCAACGACAGCGGAATGACGCAGGCGACGATCAGCGAACCGCGAATACTGCGCAAAAAGAGCCAGACCACGCCGACGACCAGCAAAAACCCATGCAAGAGGTTGTCGTAAACGGTGTGCAGGGTTTTATCGACCAGCTCGGTACGGTCCAGGAACGGCACCAGCTTCATGCCGGCCGGCAGCATGCGGGCGTTGAGCTCCTCGACCTTGTCGTGCACCGCCGCCAGGACCCGCGACGGATTCTGTCCGCGCCGCAACAGCACGATGCCTTCCACCGCCTCTTTATGATCGTCCAGCCCCACCGTGCCCTGGCGCGGCGTATAAGCCTGCACCAGACGGGCCACATCGCCTACCGTCAACGGCGTACCGCCCTCGCTTTTCAAGACGATTTTTTTCACATCTTCGGGCGAGCCGAGATAGCCGACGCTGCGGATCACCATCTGCTGATCGCCGTGGCGCAGAAAGCCCGCGCCCACGTTCCGGTTGGCGCTGGCGACGGCGCGGTTGACCTCGTCCAGGGTCAGGCCGAAGGATTCCAACCGAATCGGATCGATTTCGACATGGATCTCCTTGTAGTAGCCGCCGAAGGTCAGCACGTCGGCAACCCCCTGCACTTGGCGCAGCACCCGCGAGACGTTCCACTCCATCTCCGAGCGCAGTTCGTAGAGCGAATGGCGATCGCTGGTCACCACGAATTTGTAGATTTCACCCAGCGGCGTGTAATCCGGCGCCAATACCGGCTGCACCGATTCCGGCAGTTCGGCGCCGTTCATGCGCTCGGTGATCAACGTGCGCGAATAGAAGCTGTCGACGTCATCCTCGAAGGTAATGGTAATCAGCGACAAGCCGAACAGGCTCTGACTGCGCATTTGCAGCATGCCCGGCGTGCCGTTCAAGACCCGCTCCAAAGGCACCGTTACTTGCCGTTCCACCTCTTCCGGCGCATAACCCGGCATCAGGCTGATTACGGTCACCTGGGTGTTGGTCACGTCCGGATAAGCCTCGATCGGGGTTTCCAGATAGGCATGGATCCCGAACAACGCGATGAGAGCGGTAATCACCAGGGCGGCGACCCGCCGGTGCACGCAGGTTTCGATTAGCAACTTGAGCACGGCCGGCCTCCTACAACAGCATCGAAGCTTCGCCGTCGATCAGCAGCGCACCGTCGACGACCACCCGCTCTCCGCCGGACAAGCCTTTCAATACCGGCGTCAGACCTTCGCGCGCCTGGCCGATCTGGATCGGACGCGCCTTGAATCGGCCGGGGCCGACTTCGACATAGACCACGGTTTCCCGTCCGTCCTTGATCAGCACGGCCGACGCCGGCAGCATGATACGGCTGGGCGCGGACGCCTCGATGGAGACTCGCGCGTACATGCCGGGACGCAGCGGAATCTTGGGATCGTCCGCGACGATGAAAACCGATGCCCGGCGCAGTTCGGTCTGGATCGCGGCGCTTTCGCCAACGACGTGGCCTTGAATCGGGTCTTGCAGCGAGGCGAGCTCGATAACCGCTTTGGCGCCTTTTTCGACCAGCAACAATTCTTTCTCGAAAACGTCGGCGACGATCCAGGCGGCCGAAGGCTCGCCCAAATCAAGCAGGAGAGCCCCCGCTTCCACAGCGGCGCCGGTCGCCACGTGCGCTTTCAGCACCGTGCTGTCGACCGGCGCGCGCACGATCACTTCACCGGCGCGGCCGTCGCCGAGCAGACGCAGGAAGTCCCGGCTGCGTTCGAATTCGGCCCGCGCCTGCTTGAGTTGAGTTTCGGCTTCCATCCGTTCGATGTCCAGGCCGACCCCGGCGCGCTGCATTTCCAATTGCCGGTTCAAATGATCCTGCGCGCGCGCAAGCTCCGTTCCCGCCCGGGTGTGGTCGGCACGTATCTGGACCGCATCGTTGCTGGCCAGCGCCACGACGGGGGCACCCGCCTTGATTTTGTCGCCGACCTGCACGAACACTTTACTCACGCGTCCGGCCACCACCGTTCCTACCGAGGAAATCGCTTGCGCCCGAAAATCCACTCTTGCCGGCGCCGTGACCACGCTGGCAACGGTCTCCGGCTGCACTTCGCGCACCGTAATATAGGGCAGCGACTCCGGACGCAGCGTCACCACGCCCTTGCCGGCCGGCTCGATGGATGATTTTGAAGAAGGCTCGGGAGCCTGCGGGTTGTGATTTTCACAGCCGATGGCAGCCAACAACCCAAGAAAAGCAAGCAAAGCAACAATTCGCATGAACTTTCGATCGAATGACAAAGAGAGAACCGGATGCGTTTTCCGCCCGGTCCCCGC
The genomic region above belongs to Methylomicrobium agile and contains:
- a CDS encoding F0F1 ATP synthase subunit B, which translates into the protein MSINATLIGQMITFALLVWFTMKYIWPPFINAMEERKKKISDGLAAADKSQEDLKLAEKKAKNIIKDAKDQSSEIVTLAQKRANEIVEESKDNANKEAERRIQAAKAQIEQEIEQTKEALRKEVAALAVSAAEQILGAEIDQNKHQGIISKVSDKL
- the atpE gene encoding F0F1 ATP synthase subunit C — encoded protein: MEIAKLIADVQGMTAIAVGLVLGMGALGTAIGFGLLGGKFLEGAARQPEMVPMLQVKMFVVAGLLDAVTMIGVGLALFFTFANPFLSAVQAAAG
- the atpB gene encoding F0F1 ATP synthase subunit A; this translates as MATEAHAAEGATGYIIHHLTPLSVGEGFWTLHLDTLFFSALLGGLFIWFFKTAAEKATSGVPGPLQNVAEMLIEFVDTQVKDTFHGRSALIAPLALTVFCWVFLFNFMDLFPVDILPMIGSAMGIPYLRVVPSTDLNATFAMSISVFLLIIFYSIKVKGVFGFAKEMLLQPFGPWLMPFNLLLKVVEEIAKPISLGLRLFGNLYAGELIFILIALLPCYVQPVLSLPWAIFHILIITLQAFIFMVLTIVYLSMAHEDH
- a CDS encoding ATP synthase subunit I — its product is MAGRTLSTVSKILLYQILIMILMAAGFAAAVGKMAALSAALGGAAAFFPNLFFAYRIKKAIGQEARKIVVSFYTGEVGKLLLTAAIFVLIFQIPDIELLPLLVGYLTALSVFWFALLMR
- a CDS encoding TolC family protein, which encodes MKTRDRKIRAVAFACLAMLAAVRAVAAELPETVTMQQLLDITRERSPRYAALQQRIEAAGAEIVEAGVLPNPRLSYGRFDLLTRTNTMYDGNVQQQVILEVPVLIAGQRGMRLEAAEKKADAAAADIAADFAGLIYDEWALFVKQLANRQRIAVLDETARYVEHLSGIVSGRLQAGSASRYDLLRIDIEAKNVETRRQTLRNDLSASAAELSILLGLSDWRPEARGELSSLNVPTDINALWADAEASHPDIEAARRGEIAAEADVARAKRERWPTPTFQVGSAFTDSPYGNTSFAGVSVDLPIFDRGQGAIARANAAKHAARLQHDLALARTRSALERAVEMLARRRETRADFERNVIAKLPDLQEMGESSYRLGKGSLLELLDASRSRTETRLTRLDLMQAEIEAELDVLRASGLLIRRFENDPVRMN
- a CDS encoding efflux RND transporter permease subunit, with amino-acid sequence MLKLLIETCVHRRVAALVITALIALFGIHAYLETPIEAYPDVTNTQVTVISLMPGYAPEEVERQVTVPLERVLNGTPGMLQMRSQSLFGLSLITITFEDDVDSFYSRTLITERMNGAELPESVQPVLAPDYTPLGEIYKFVVTSDRHSLYELRSEMEWNVSRVLRQVQGVADVLTFGGYYKEIHVEIDPIRLESFGLTLDEVNRAVASANRNVGAGFLRHGDQQMVIRSVGYLGSPEDVKKIVLKSEGGTPLTVGDVARLVQAYTPRQGTVGLDDHKEAVEGIVLLRRGQNPSRVLAAVHDKVEELNARMLPAGMKLVPFLDRTELVDKTLHTVYDNLLHGFLLVVGVVWLFLRSIRGSLIVACVIPLSLLVAFAGLYRLGMPANLISMGAIDFGIILDGAVVLVESVIHQASHRHPKSHRDMVRLIVDAAFSVAKPTFFAMLIIIAALLPVFTLERVEGRIFRPLALTYSFALGGGLIFAMTLVPALCAVLIQPKHAMIEEPRFLLRLRALYRRLLAWSLGRRPLVLGAAGVLLLTGALAAGRLGSEFLPELDEGDVHVFVEMPASISLAKGQAILLDMRERLLSFPEVKSILSQQGRSEDGTDNEGVNMSETFVHLKPREAWREGLHKEQLVEAMREELAAIPGVRFNFSQPIKDNVEEAVSGVRGKVVLKIYGDDLERMRATLEQAKSLLKAIPGVIDLDLYRESIVPQLQINLDRSALAREGITIDAAQDTIETGLAGKVTTELWQNERPVPVRTILRAGERSDKEQIGDLKLPAPSGARIPLREVAAMPIERGRTSIEREANRRFLALKFNVEGRDLGSVVHDAMAAVDGKVELEEGSFLVWGGEFENQQRAMGRLAVVVPIAVLIVLGLLYSALQSARSALAILLCTPFALAGGVFLLLAAGIPLSVSAAIGFIALLGQVSLMGLLVLSAIEERRRGGQLLSEAIVEGAVDRLRPVLMASLLALLGLLPMAVSTGIGSETQQPFAVVIVGGMFTTFFVAMLVLPVIYAYITPKRLITPEEADDIQEES